A genomic stretch from Thermomonospora umbrina includes:
- a CDS encoding histidine phosphatase family protein, producing MITTRRVWLIRHGQSESNAGLPTDGPAAAPLTEHGHDQAARLAATFEAPPALVVSSPFLRARQTARPTLERFPDVPHEEWPVQEFTFLGRLHAPRTTGPQRLPHARAYWERNDPAHATGGDGESFKALITRAHTFLNHLTERPEDGLIAVFTHGIFMKAVIWCLLTGTTDPDPPAMRAFHHFYAGTEIPNCTVTELWRPIAPHPFRLIPGATTHLTAPAPEDHPFPALD from the coding sequence GTGATCACGACGAGGCGGGTCTGGCTGATCCGACACGGCCAGAGCGAGTCGAACGCCGGCCTCCCCACCGACGGACCCGCCGCCGCCCCCCTCACCGAACACGGCCACGACCAGGCGGCCCGCCTGGCAGCGACCTTCGAAGCCCCACCCGCCCTCGTCGTCAGCTCCCCCTTCCTCCGAGCACGACAGACGGCCCGACCGACTCTCGAACGCTTCCCCGACGTCCCGCATGAGGAGTGGCCCGTCCAGGAGTTCACCTTCCTGGGCCGCCTGCACGCCCCCCGCACCACGGGCCCCCAACGCCTCCCCCACGCCCGGGCCTACTGGGAACGCAACGACCCCGCCCATGCCACCGGCGGCGACGGCGAGTCCTTCAAAGCCCTCATCACCCGCGCCCACACGTTTCTGAACCACCTGACGGAACGCCCCGAGGACGGCCTCATCGCCGTCTTCACCCACGGCATCTTCATGAAGGCCGTCATCTGGTGCCTCCTCACCGGCACCACCGACCCCGACCCGCCGGCCATGCGAGCCTTCCACCACTTCTACGCCGGCACCGAAATCCCCAACTGCACGGTCACCGAACTCTGGCGCCCCATCGCCCCCCACCCCTTCCGCCTCATCCCCGGCGCCACGACCCACCTGACGGCCCCGGCGCCAGAAGACCACCCCTTCCCAGCCCTGGACTGA
- a CDS encoding RNA polymerase sigma factor encodes MRSLDRREPSGGGVSLPATDPHARPPHLASPPDPDLALALEAARHGDEDAFRRLYRAVQPRVLRYLRAVVGTDAEDVASETWEHIARDLHHFHGTYDRFQAWAATICANAAAGPPWSPPPTNWPNFPAPTTPRPPPSTG; translated from the coding sequence ATGCGGAGCCTGGACCGCCGGGAGCCGTCCGGCGGTGGCGTCTCCCTGCCGGCGACCGACCCCCACGCCCGTCCACCGCACCTCGCCTCGCCGCCGGACCCGGATCTCGCCCTCGCCCTGGAGGCGGCCCGGCACGGAGACGAGGACGCCTTCCGCAGGCTGTACCGCGCCGTCCAGCCCCGGGTCCTGCGCTACCTGCGAGCCGTCGTCGGCACCGACGCCGAGGACGTCGCCTCGGAGACCTGGGAACACATCGCCCGCGACCTGCACCACTTCCACGGCACCTACGACCGCTTCCAGGCGTGGGCCGCCACCATTTGCGCCAACGCCGCCGCCGGCCCGCCGTGGAGTCCGCCCCCGACGAACTGGCCGAACTTCCCGGCCCCGACGACACCTCGGCCTCCGCCATCGACCGGATGA
- a CDS encoding phospholipase D-like domain-containing protein — MAYRIERRIVAIVVALGMAGAGVGHIGTGTAQAAFAPRSGPVFNNPKGGVAHQYAIMRQIERNIDTSPRGSVIRVAIYSITLDRFADRLIAAHRRGVHVKVLMDTHGANRIWRRLVAVLGGKVNVHKSASSYAALCSAGCVSPYRKNGRAISSLHTKYYLFSGGGKPTVTVSSANPTRAQAEVAWNNSYTVVGNKGLYGAFVRNFTDMSKGAKDDHDRNYYWTYGANPKAYFWPKARRGSDTIRNMLDLVTCSRTHQSKVRLAMFQWSDGRLAVARKLASMASKGCRVTVIYTKAQIAPSVRSTLARSRVDVRDTTHGKTRGGYAAHYTHNKYLLIDGRYNGANGRKFVLTGSANFTRNGLYHNDEANIKAVDPHVYDAYLRNFNQQIAAVPASIAKQRAEDKRPTIPLHPIEARDS, encoded by the coding sequence GTGGCATATCGGATCGAGCGGCGCATCGTCGCCATCGTGGTCGCCTTGGGCATGGCGGGGGCGGGAGTCGGTCACATCGGCACAGGAACGGCGCAGGCGGCGTTCGCCCCCCGATCGGGCCCCGTGTTCAATAACCCCAAGGGCGGTGTCGCCCACCAATATGCCATCATGCGGCAGATCGAGCGGAACATCGACACTTCGCCGAGGGGTTCGGTGATCCGGGTGGCGATCTACAGCATCACACTGGACCGGTTCGCCGATCGACTGATCGCCGCGCATCGGCGCGGAGTGCACGTGAAGGTCCTGATGGACACCCACGGCGCGAACCGCATTTGGCGGCGACTGGTGGCCGTGCTCGGCGGCAAGGTGAACGTGCACAAGAGCGCGAGCAGCTATGCGGCCCTATGCTCCGCCGGGTGCGTTTCCCCCTACCGCAAGAACGGCCGGGCCATTTCCTCGCTGCACACCAAGTACTACCTCTTCTCCGGCGGCGGAAAGCCGACCGTGACCGTCTCCAGCGCCAACCCGACACGGGCACAGGCCGAGGTCGCCTGGAACAACAGCTACACGGTGGTCGGCAACAAGGGCCTCTACGGCGCCTTCGTCCGAAACTTCACCGACATGTCCAAGGGGGCCAAGGACGACCACGACCGGAACTACTACTGGACGTACGGCGCCAACCCCAAGGCGTACTTCTGGCCGAAGGCCCGCCGCGGCAGCGACACGATCCGCAACATGCTCGATCTCGTCACGTGCTCGAGAACGCACCAGAGCAAGGTTCGCCTCGCGATGTTCCAATGGAGCGACGGCCGCCTAGCGGTCGCCCGCAAACTCGCGAGCATGGCGTCCAAGGGCTGCCGGGTCACCGTCATCTACACCAAGGCCCAGATCGCCCCGTCCGTCCGCTCCACGCTGGCCCGTTCCCGCGTCGACGTCCGCGACACCACGCACGGAAAGACCCGCGGCGGTTACGCGGCGCACTACACCCACAACAAATACCTCCTGATCGACGGCCGGTACAACGGCGCGAACGGCAGGAAGTTCGTCCTCACCGGCTCGGCCAACTTCACCCGGAACGGCCTCTACCACAATGACGAGGCCAACATCAAAGCCGTCGACCCACACGTCTACGACGCCTATCTACGCAACTTCAACCAGCAGATCGCCGCCGTACCCGCCTCAATCGCAAAACAACGCGCCGAGGACAAGCGCCCCACCATCCCCCTCCACCCCATCGAGGCCCGAGACTCCTGA
- a CDS encoding MFS transporter — MGVANRPGPDFTRLWAAYTVSTVGSAVATDAFVLIAVLVLAGSPLQVSLLSALAGAVGALLAFPLGPWIEFRHKRPLMIGADLVRCAAVLTVPIAHVAGALTYVHLAVVAVFVALGRIVFVSASGAYLKTLVAREHLREANGRFESVLWTSSAVGPPVGGLLIAVLGPATTVLVDAVSYLLSALGLRSIAGREADPPSRGNGRHRGREIVAGWRYIFADGGLRILFLNTVSVSALIIAMAPILAVMMLRELHFSPFQYGLSVGIPCIAGILGARFSRRLVHRESRSVLLAAGIARVAWLPLLPLMGSGWLGLALVTAVHTGTVFFMAVFNPVFATYRLERTPDDGLARVLTAWSIGNHAARAACTIAWGLLATVTSPRVAISVAVVALLGTVVFLPWRHDPASVDRTDV, encoded by the coding sequence GTGGGTGTCGCGAACCGTCCGGGGCCGGACTTCACCCGTCTGTGGGCGGCGTACACGGTCAGCACGGTCGGCAGTGCGGTGGCGACCGACGCCTTCGTGCTGATCGCCGTGCTCGTGCTGGCCGGCAGCCCGTTGCAGGTGTCGCTGCTCTCGGCGCTCGCGGGGGCGGTCGGGGCGCTGCTCGCCTTCCCGCTCGGCCCGTGGATCGAGTTCCGGCACAAGCGCCCTCTGATGATCGGGGCGGACCTCGTTCGCTGCGCGGCGGTGCTGACCGTGCCGATCGCCCATGTCGCGGGTGCGTTGACGTACGTTCATCTGGCCGTGGTCGCGGTGTTCGTGGCGCTGGGCCGGATCGTCTTCGTCAGCGCCTCGGGGGCGTACCTGAAAACGCTCGTCGCCCGCGAGCATTTGAGGGAGGCCAACGGCAGGTTCGAAAGCGTGTTGTGGACCTCCTCGGCGGTGGGGCCGCCGGTCGGCGGGCTGCTCATCGCGGTACTCGGACCGGCCACGACGGTGCTCGTGGACGCAGTCAGTTATCTGCTCTCCGCGCTGGGGCTCCGTTCGATCGCCGGGCGCGAAGCCGACCCTCCCAGCCGTGGGAACGGGCGCCATCGGGGTCGGGAGATCGTGGCCGGGTGGCGGTACATTTTTGCCGACGGCGGGCTGCGGATTCTGTTCCTCAACACGGTGTCGGTCAGTGCGCTCATCATCGCCATGGCTCCCATCCTCGCCGTGATGATGCTGCGCGAGCTGCATTTCAGTCCGTTCCAGTACGGCCTTTCCGTGGGCATTCCGTGCATTGCGGGAATCCTGGGGGCCAGGTTCAGTCGACGGCTCGTTCATCGCGAGAGTCGTTCCGTTCTGCTGGCGGCCGGTATCGCGCGTGTGGCGTGGCTTCCCTTGCTTCCCCTGATGGGTTCGGGCTGGCTCGGCCTGGCCTTGGTGACCGCCGTCCATACCGGCACCGTCTTTTTCATGGCCGTTTTCAATCCCGTCTTCGCGACCTATCGACTCGAACGGACGCCGGACGACGGGCTCGCCCGCGTCCTCACCGCCTGGTCGATCGGCAACCACGCCGCCCGTGCCGCCTGCACCATCGCCTGGGGCCTCCTCGCCACGGTCACCTCACCCCGCGTGGCGATCTCCGTCGCCGTCGTGGCGCTCCTGGGAACCGTCGTCTTCCTGCCGTGGCGGCACGATCCGGCTTCGGTCGATCGAACCGACGTGTGA
- a CDS encoding DUF2975 domain-containing protein encodes MVKEHRAVAALRVFLVVLFGILVVFQTLSLPGQFAHMAEESPDHAYLRWPMTAVSVLWVLCVQVVIVCTWKLLTMVKNDRIFSEASLAWVDAIVWAIAAAWAMLVGVFLYVGFKADDPGLPLLLFLMTIGVTVLGLLMVVMRALLRQATALRTDMEAVI; translated from the coding sequence ATGGTGAAAGAACATCGGGCGGTGGCCGCCCTCAGAGTGTTCCTCGTGGTGCTGTTCGGGATCCTGGTCGTGTTCCAGACCCTCTCCCTGCCCGGACAGTTCGCGCACATGGCCGAGGAGTCCCCGGACCACGCCTACCTGAGGTGGCCGATGACGGCGGTGTCGGTGCTGTGGGTGCTGTGCGTTCAGGTGGTGATCGTGTGCACCTGGAAGTTGCTCACCATGGTCAAGAACGACCGCATCTTCAGCGAGGCGTCGCTGGCATGGGTGGACGCGATCGTGTGGGCCATCGCCGCCGCGTGGGCGATGCTCGTGGGCGTGTTCCTGTACGTCGGCTTCAAGGCCGACGATCCCGGGCTGCCGCTCCTGCTGTTCTTGATGACGATCGGTGTCACCGTGCTCGGGCTCCTGATGGTGGTGATGCGTGCGCTGCTGCGGCAGGCCACCGCGCTGCGGACCGACATGGAAGCGGTGATCTGA
- a CDS encoding helix-turn-helix domain-containing protein, with protein sequence MPIVVRIDVELAKRKMSVGEFAERVGLTPANVAVLKNGRAKAVRFSTLEAMCRVLDCQPGDLLEWVEE encoded by the coding sequence ATGCCGATCGTGGTCCGCATCGATGTCGAGCTGGCGAAACGCAAGATGAGCGTGGGCGAGTTCGCCGAACGCGTCGGGCTCACGCCGGCGAACGTGGCGGTGCTGAAGAACGGTCGCGCCAAGGCCGTGCGCTTCAGCACCCTGGAGGCCATGTGCCGGGTGCTCGACTGCCAGCCCGGCGACCTTCTCGAATGGGTCGAGGAATGA
- a CDS encoding phospholipase D-like domain-containing protein produces MRQIERNVDTSPKGSVIRVAVYSMGLDQFANKLIAAHRRGVNVRVLMDAHSANDTWRRLERVLGSRADARSHAVLCSGGCMSPYRRKGDTVSSLHTKYFLFSGNGRPTVTISSANPTVLQAEAAWNNSYTVVGNKGLYSAFVRNFTDMTNGANGYYDADYHWTYGTNPKAYFWPRAWGGSDTVLTMLDLVTCSKTRRSRVRVAMFQWTDGRMAIARKLASMASKGCRVTVIYTRDQISPSVRSTLARSRVVVRDTTHGRTRDGYAAHYTHNKYVLIDGRYAGADRRKIVLTGSANFTVTGLYYNDESYLRIVSPSVHDAYLRNFNQQITAVRSATTESHAPALPIHPEETRAG; encoded by the coding sequence ATGCGGCAGATCGAGCGGAACGTGGACACCTCGCCCAAGGGGTCGGTGATCCGGGTGGCGGTCTACAGCATGGGGCTCGACCAGTTCGCCAATAAACTCATCGCCGCCCACCGCCGTGGAGTGAACGTGCGGGTGCTGATGGACGCCCACTCCGCGAACGACACCTGGCGTCGCCTGGAGCGGGTGCTGGGCAGCAGGGCGGACGCACGCAGTCACGCGGTGCTGTGCTCCGGCGGATGCATGTCCCCGTACCGTCGGAAAGGCGACACCGTCTCCTCACTGCACACCAAGTACTTCCTCTTCTCCGGCAACGGCAGGCCCACCGTGACCATATCCAGCGCCAATCCAACGGTCCTCCAGGCGGAGGCCGCCTGGAACAACAGTTACACGGTGGTCGGGAACAAGGGCCTCTACAGCGCCTTCGTCCGAAACTTCACCGACATGACCAACGGCGCGAACGGCTATTACGACGCCGATTACCACTGGACCTACGGGACCAATCCCAAGGCGTACTTTTGGCCGCGGGCCTGGGGCGGCAGCGACACGGTCCTGACCATGCTCGACCTCGTGACCTGCTCGAAGACCCGCCGCAGCCGGGTCCGCGTCGCGATGTTCCAGTGGACCGACGGCCGAATGGCGATCGCCCGAAAGCTCGCGAGCATGGCCTCCAAGGGCTGCCGGGTCACCGTGATCTACACCAGGGACCAGATCTCCCCGTCCGTCCGTTCCACCCTGGCGCGTTCGCGCGTCGTCGTCCGCGACACCACCCACGGACGGACCCGCGACGGCTACGCGGCGCACTACACCCACAACAAGTACGTGTTGATCGACGGCCGATACGCCGGGGCCGACCGCCGTAAGATCGTCCTCACCGGCTCGGCCAATTTCACCGTGACCGGCCTTTATTACAACGACGAGTCCTACCTCAGGATCGTCAGCCCGAGTGTCCACGACGCCTACCTGCGGAACTTCAACCAACAGATCACCGCCGTCCGCAGCGCGACCACCGAAAGCCACGCCCCGGCCCTCCCCATCCATCCGGAGGAAACCCGAGCCGGCTGA
- a CDS encoding vWA domain-containing protein: protein MTPFMDVGDPRVAVDDLAASSRPFLIGVRHHSPALAVVVPALLDAADVDVLCVELPADFQRWLPHLAAPDTLAPIALAGAGEDGRLGFYPFADFSPELAAVRWARERGVEVLCCDLPLSDRGWSAASKPSSPVSVFADALAASGTGRDGDDLWDRAVEVLAPGCPPEAIRRAALGVGWALRSDAESSGGVPATDLAREAHMRTVVAEAASQGHRVAALIGAFHAPALLTPASALGPASPEPGAASARSSTSSTGSAPSFSSAPTSGSASTSGSASTSGSASGSESATASGSSAASGSVRGSASPAGSAPIAGAGSESATASGSSAASGPVPFPDSAPGSAPGHSAASSGSEGVRKAVAGCAEGMEATTSLVPYAFDLLDSRSGYPAGIRDPRWQQAVLDAGGDPARVREAAGTAITEICRALRAAGHTAGTGEAAETLRVAGDLARLRGLPAPGRGELVEAVTTVLGQGEPLGRGRALAKALQTVLVGAQRGRVAPGTPRSGLGPSVEKELAELRLPCPESPEAREVRLDPFRSDLDRRREVLLQRLLVCGVGYGEPVAVSGTGDGAALTTRWRLSWTPAVPARLDLAGVRGVTAAQAAAGTLGETFRRETADGGATCAQTLAGLRAAARCDLADLVADRLSDAADVLPAAGTLPELLEGLDLLEALRREHLPGTTPDLRERAAQLSVTLLDAAVRALPGLAGSDLPEDAAALVDLAIRAGEHRLGLRMDDALDSLARTGSPMIRGVALAVRVLLDLDGSDTVGVRAAGWIDTATDPEARRRLSRSLTGLLTAAGPLLQNAPAALDPLIDRIDGLSDRGFLDRLPALRGGFDALAPAARGRLLDTITERVGDRIDLDLDTSPALLALWTGADTEALTTLDTLHLETRRTTTEVDAPRSRPTERPGGHAGEVAGAGEPAAETVSAHPSGGSHDRSRERPGAGAAGAAASLRGRADERSQEPLGGGHERSMEGPPAGGTAPPGVRLVPADRWRLLLGRETERLSGGARSYAHALDELYGAGRGEGAADFGPAPGAGGGRETSFPTAREWADELEALFGTEVREEVLAKAADLGRTDVLAELHPDAVRPSVELLTSVLSLAGGMPEQQLARLRPLVRRLVDELAKELATRLRPAMTGLATPRPTRRPGGRLDLARTLRANLAYTRRLDDGRTVVVPERPVFSTRSRREADWRLILVVDVSGSMEASVVWSALTAAVLGGVPTLSTHFLAFSTQVIDLTDRVDDPLSLLLEVRVGGGTHIAAGLAHARSLVTVPSRTLVVVVSDFEEGYPLGGLLGEVRTLTSSGVHLLGCAALDDTGAPRYSEPIARQLAAAGMPVAALSPLALARWVGDRLRGEPR from the coding sequence TTGACCCCCTTCATGGACGTCGGCGACCCGCGCGTCGCGGTGGACGACCTCGCGGCGTCGTCGCGGCCCTTCCTCATCGGCGTACGGCACCACAGCCCCGCCTTGGCCGTCGTCGTCCCGGCCCTGCTGGACGCGGCGGACGTCGACGTGCTGTGCGTCGAGCTCCCCGCGGACTTCCAACGGTGGCTCCCGCATCTCGCGGCCCCCGACACGCTCGCGCCCATCGCCCTCGCCGGCGCGGGCGAGGACGGGCGGCTGGGCTTCTACCCGTTCGCCGACTTCTCCCCGGAGCTGGCGGCGGTCCGCTGGGCCCGGGAACGCGGAGTCGAGGTGCTGTGCTGCGACCTCCCCTTGTCCGACCGGGGTTGGTCCGCCGCCTCGAAGCCGTCGTCGCCCGTCTCCGTGTTCGCCGACGCCCTCGCGGCGTCCGGCACCGGACGTGACGGCGACGACCTGTGGGACCGGGCCGTCGAGGTCCTCGCCCCCGGCTGCCCCCCCGAGGCGATCCGCCGAGCCGCCCTCGGCGTCGGCTGGGCCCTCCGCAGCGACGCCGAGTCCTCCGGCGGCGTGCCCGCCACCGACCTGGCCCGCGAAGCGCACATGCGCACCGTCGTTGCCGAGGCCGCCTCCCAGGGCCACCGCGTCGCCGCCCTCATCGGCGCCTTCCACGCCCCGGCCCTCCTCACCCCGGCCTCCGCCCTCGGGCCCGCCTCGCCGGAGCCGGGAGCGGCAAGCGCGCGGAGCTCCACGTCCTCCACCGGTTCCGCGCCGTCCTTCAGTTCCGCGCCGACCTCCGGTTCCGCGTCGACCTCCGGTTCCGCGTCGACCTCCGGATCGGCGTCGGGGTCTGAGTCCGCGACGGCGTCCGGCTCTTCAGCGGCTTCCGGGAGCGTACGGGGTTCTGCTTCACCCGCCGGCTCCGCGCCGATCGCCGGTGCCGGGTCTGAGTCCGCGACGGCGTCGGGCTCGTCGGCGGCTTCCGGGCCCGTGCCGTTCCCCGACTCTGCTCCCGGATCGGCGCCTGGTCACTCGGCGGCGTCGTCTGGTTCCGAGGGGGTGCGGAAGGCCGTGGCCGGCTGTGCGGAGGGGATGGAGGCGACGACGTCGCTCGTGCCGTACGCGTTCGATCTGTTGGACTCGCGGTCGGGTTATCCGGCGGGGATTCGGGACCCGCGCTGGCAGCAGGCCGTTCTCGACGCGGGTGGGGATCCCGCTCGGGTACGGGAGGCGGCGGGGACGGCGATCACCGAGATCTGCCGGGCGCTGCGGGCGGCCGGGCACACGGCGGGGACCGGCGAGGCCGCCGAGACGCTGCGGGTCGCCGGTGACCTGGCTCGGTTGCGGGGGTTGCCCGCGCCGGGCCGGGGCGAGTTGGTGGAGGCCGTGACCACCGTTCTCGGACAGGGCGAGCCGCTCGGGCGAGGGCGGGCGTTGGCCAAGGCCCTGCAGACGGTCCTGGTCGGGGCGCAACGCGGTCGGGTGGCGCCGGGCACGCCGCGTTCCGGGCTCGGGCCGTCCGTGGAGAAGGAGTTGGCGGAGCTGCGGCTGCCGTGCCCGGAGTCGCCGGAGGCGCGCGAGGTGCGGCTCGACCCGTTCCGCTCCGACCTGGACCGGCGACGCGAGGTCCTGCTTCAGCGGCTCCTCGTGTGCGGCGTCGGCTATGGGGAGCCGGTGGCGGTGAGCGGTACGGGCGACGGGGCCGCGCTCACCACGCGTTGGCGCCTGTCCTGGACCCCGGCGGTGCCCGCCCGGCTGGACCTCGCGGGCGTGCGGGGCGTCACCGCCGCCCAGGCCGCGGCCGGCACGCTCGGCGAGACGTTCCGCCGCGAGACCGCCGACGGCGGGGCCACCTGCGCGCAGACCCTGGCCGGCCTGCGCGCCGCCGCCCGGTGCGACCTGGCGGACCTCGTCGCCGACCGGCTCTCCGACGCCGCCGACGTCCTCCCGGCCGCCGGCACGCTCCCCGAGCTCCTCGAGGGGCTCGACCTGCTGGAGGCCCTGCGCCGCGAACACCTCCCCGGCACCACCCCCGACCTCCGCGAACGGGCCGCGCAGCTTTCCGTGACGCTGCTGGACGCCGCCGTCCGAGCCCTGCCCGGACTCGCCGGCAGCGACCTCCCCGAGGACGCCGCCGCGCTGGTCGACCTCGCCATCCGGGCCGGGGAGCACCGCTTGGGCCTGCGCATGGACGACGCCCTCGACTCACTCGCCCGTACCGGCTCCCCGATGATCCGCGGCGTCGCCCTGGCGGTCCGCGTGCTGCTCGACTTGGACGGCTCCGACACCGTGGGCGTCCGCGCCGCCGGGTGGATCGACACTGCCACCGACCCCGAGGCCCGCCGCCGCCTGTCCCGCAGCCTCACCGGCCTGCTGACCGCCGCCGGCCCGCTCCTGCAGAACGCCCCCGCGGCCCTCGACCCCCTCATCGACCGCATCGACGGCCTGTCCGACCGGGGCTTCCTCGACCGGCTGCCGGCCCTGCGCGGCGGCTTCGACGCCCTCGCCCCCGCCGCCCGCGGCCGCCTGCTGGACACGATCACCGAACGCGTCGGCGACCGCATCGATCTTGACCTGGACACCTCACCGGCCCTGCTCGCCCTCTGGACGGGGGCCGACACCGAGGCCCTGACGACCCTCGACACCCTGCACTTGGAGACCCGCCGCACGACCACGGAAGTCGACGCCCCGCGCTCCCGTCCCACCGAGCGTCCCGGGGGGCACGCTGGTGAGGTCGCCGGGGCCGGGGAGCCGGCTGCGGAAACCGTTTCCGCGCACCCCTCGGGCGGCTCACACGACCGTTCCCGAGAACGTCCCGGGGCGGGGGCCGCCGGTGCGGCGGCCAGCCTTCGGGGCCGTGCCGACGAACGTTCCCAAGAACCTCTCGGGGGCGGTCACGAACGTTCCATGGAGGGCCCGCCGGCAGGGGGAACGGCTCCTCCGGGGGTGCGGCTCGTTCCCGCCGACAGGTGGCGGCTGCTCCTCGGCCGGGAGACCGAACGGCTCTCCGGCGGCGCGCGCTCGTACGCCCATGCGCTGGACGAGTTGTACGGCGCGGGTCGCGGTGAGGGAGCCGCCGACTTCGGGCCCGCGCCCGGGGCCGGCGGTGGACGCGAGACGTCGTTCCCCACGGCGCGGGAGTGGGCGGACGAGCTGGAGGCGCTGTTCGGCACCGAGGTCCGCGAGGAGGTGCTCGCCAAGGCCGCCGACCTGGGCCGTACCGACGTGCTCGCCGAGCTGCACCCCGACGCCGTACGCCCGTCCGTCGAGCTGCTGACCTCGGTGCTGTCGCTGGCGGGGGGCATGCCCGAGCAGCAGCTCGCCCGCCTGCGCCCGCTCGTCCGCCGCCTGGTGGACGAGCTCGCCAAGGAGCTGGCCACCCGCCTGCGCCCGGCGATGACCGGGCTCGCGACACCCCGTCCCACCCGACGTCCGGGCGGCCGTCTGGACCTGGCTCGTACGCTCCGCGCCAACCTCGCCTACACCCGCAGGCTCGACGACGGGCGGACGGTCGTCGTCCCGGAACGTCCGGTGTTCAGCACCCGCTCCCGCAGGGAGGCCGACTGGCGGCTGATCCTGGTGGTGGACGTGTCCGGGTCGATGGAGGCGTCCGTCGTCTGGTCCGCCCTCACGGCCGCCGTGCTGGGAGGGGTTCCCACCCTGTCCACGCACTTCCTGGCGTTCTCCACGCAGGTGATCGACCTGACCGACCGGGTCGACGATCCGCTGTCGCTGCTCCTGGAGGTACGGGTCGGCGGCGGCACCCACATCGCCGCGGGGCTCGCCCATGCCCGTTCGCTGGTCACGGTGCCGAGCCGCACCCTGGTCGTGGTCGTCAGCGACTTCGAGGAGGGGTATCCGCTGGGCGGTCTGCTGGGGGAGGTCCGCACGCTCACGTCGTCGGGCGTCCATCTGCTGGGCTGCGCCGCCCTGGACGACACCGGCGCCCCCCGCTATTCCGAGCCCATCGCCCGCCAACTCGCCGCCGCCGGAATGCCCGTGGCCGCCCTCAGCCCGCTCGCCCTGGCCCGCTGGGTCGGCGACCGCCTCCGCGGAGAACCCCGATGA
- a CDS encoding AAA family ATPase, producing the protein MTSTAQATAVPARQVMPAEERYAEELAFLAAHDDGPRPPGWALTPRAVVTFICGSAGETLRLPKAVASLPRSLVVPAKFVGERALVERCVVTLAGERGLLLVGEPGTAKSMLSELLASAVCGTSALTVQGTAGTTEDAFRYGWNYALLLAQGPTPQALVDSPVLTAMRSGRVARVEEITRCLPEVQDALVSILSDRRVSVPELAGTDDAQVAAAPGFTVIATANLRDRGVSEMSAALKRRFNFETVEPIADAEAEAALVRGQATAAVQRAGASFAVDDAVLDALITVFRDLRSGRSAEGWDVERPGTVMSTAEAVQVATSLGVATAYLPVGDALDLVPGHLLGVVRKDDPTDHTRLLGYWDGPVRRRAEDGSAMWRRLWDLRENLR; encoded by the coding sequence ATGACTTCCACCGCACAGGCGACCGCCGTCCCGGCCCGGCAGGTCATGCCCGCCGAGGAACGGTACGCCGAAGAGCTGGCCTTCCTCGCCGCCCACGACGACGGCCCCCGCCCGCCCGGCTGGGCGCTGACCCCGCGCGCCGTGGTCACGTTCATCTGCGGCAGCGCGGGGGAGACGCTGCGCCTGCCGAAGGCCGTCGCGTCGCTGCCGCGCTCCCTGGTCGTGCCCGCCAAGTTCGTCGGCGAGCGCGCCCTCGTCGAACGCTGCGTGGTCACCCTCGCCGGGGAACGCGGCCTGCTGCTGGTCGGGGAGCCCGGCACCGCCAAGTCGATGCTGTCGGAGCTGCTGGCCTCCGCCGTCTGCGGCACCAGCGCCCTCACCGTGCAGGGCACCGCCGGCACGACCGAGGACGCGTTCCGCTACGGCTGGAACTACGCGTTGTTGCTCGCCCAGGGCCCCACCCCGCAGGCGTTGGTCGACTCCCCGGTGCTCACCGCGATGCGCTCCGGCCGGGTGGCCCGGGTCGAGGAGATCACCCGCTGCCTGCCCGAGGTCCAGGACGCCCTCGTGTCGATCCTGTCCGACCGGCGGGTCAGCGTTCCCGAGCTGGCGGGCACCGACGACGCCCAGGTCGCCGCAGCGCCCGGCTTCACCGTCATCGCCACCGCCAACCTGCGCGACCGGGGCGTCTCGGAGATGTCGGCGGCCCTCAAGCGACGCTTCAACTTCGAGACCGTCGAGCCCATCGCCGACGCGGAGGCCGAGGCCGCCCTCGTCCGAGGCCAGGCGACCGCCGCCGTCCAACGCGCCGGGGCCTCCTTCGCGGTCGACGACGCGGTGCTCGACGCCCTGATCACCGTCTTCCGCGACCTGCGCTCGGGCCGCTCCGCCGAGGGCTGGGACGTCGAACGCCCCGGCACGGTCATGTCCACGGCCGAGGCCGTCCAGGTCGCCACCTCGCTCGGCGTCGCCACCGCCTACCTGCCCGTCGGCGACGCGCTCGACCTGGTCCCCGGGCATCTGTTGGGTGTCGTGCGCAAGGACGACCCGACCGACCACACCCGGCTCCTCGGCTACTGGGACGGCCCGGTCCGCCGCCGCGCCGAGGACGGCTCGGCCATGTGGCGCCGCCTCTGGGACCTGCGGGAGAACCTGCGTTGA